A genome region from Alistipes dispar includes the following:
- a CDS encoding glycosyl hydrolase gives MNAKRRICTALLVLLTFPAAQGQVAAVPDTAALRRPFGAEDAAAFVAPPRINYPQTWFHLIGGNVSAEGITEDFEAIARTGISGVQLFHGQFGGPWPGVDPQISALSPGWDALVRHAAREARRLGLRFTMQNCSGWATSGGPWIEPSNAMRHLAWSRTDLSAGEGPVVLPRPVSDGEAWRDYRDIAVLAFPTPLDDTGERLRPVAVESGDDLPWREVIAGTNREPLRLPPCAAGDSVRLEITFPEAVVVRTVELPSMNSINHPRCYEPGIGLTVEAVAPDGSRRRVLHAEVPASNSQDNTPVSFACADAFPATRYRVALSNRHHMTLGSLKFYTAARKNCWESEAGWTLRNLDRENACPKQNPAAWIDPGRIEDLTDRMRPDGGLAWTPPAGRWTVLRIGHVNTGRRNSPAPPEGTGWECNKLDPAGAEAQFAGYIGRLHDGPLSGGLLGGILLDSWECETQTWTPAMEREFARRNDYALRRWLPAVLGYVVDDPEVSARFLRDWRGTISALFTENFYGTMARLARGNGLSVTYETAAGDVFPADILEYFKYADVPMCEFWQPFTEGYVGSLNFKPVKPTASAARLYGKPRVAAEAFTSFSHTWDEHWTMLKEIANLHLSEGVTHLVYHTYTHNPQRPFLPPGTSFGGPGIGTPFLRGQTWWRHMRAINDYFARCSYMQERGWPVSDVLWYLGDELNGKPDQNPAFLAGYKYDYCNPDALLHRLRVENGRLLTPEGIEYRVLWLPDNCRMLPETLERILGFLREGATVVGDAPEGLATLNGGKEAQRRFDRAVRTIWGRGQAGVRRVGRGRVISGLPVEKALAAAGIAPDLRGDVLWAHRRTEGADWYFVCPQRGGGFSGMLDFRCAGDVELWDPATGRRTRLAAKTAEGRTRVELELPQSGSCYVVFRPESDLPLPETAAGATVERELDDWTLRFPAGWGAPGRMELTELLPWRALRMPDEGRAFSGTAVYETTFDLSEPLKSCTLDLGRVEMIAAVTVNGRQVQTLWAPPYRTEIAEYLREGENRLRIEVTGTWFNRLVYDAGRDPGERKTWVIRWPSPDEPLRDSGLLGPVRLYGTR, from the coding sequence ATGAATGCGAAACGGCGGATCTGCACGGCGCTGCTGGTCCTGCTGACCTTTCCGGCGGCGCAGGGACAGGTCGCCGCGGTGCCCGATACGGCGGCGCTGCGCCGGCCGTTCGGCGCGGAGGACGCGGCGGCGTTCGTCGCTCCGCCCCGGATCAACTATCCCCAGACGTGGTTCCACCTCATTGGCGGCAATGTCTCGGCCGAGGGAATCACGGAGGATTTCGAGGCGATCGCCCGGACGGGCATTTCCGGGGTGCAACTTTTCCACGGCCAGTTCGGCGGCCCCTGGCCGGGTGTCGATCCGCAGATTTCGGCGCTCAGTCCGGGGTGGGACGCGCTGGTGCGTCATGCGGCCCGGGAAGCTCGGCGGCTGGGTTTGCGCTTCACGATGCAGAACTGTTCGGGCTGGGCGACCTCGGGCGGTCCGTGGATCGAACCGTCGAACGCCATGCGGCATCTGGCATGGAGCCGCACGGATTTGTCGGCGGGGGAAGGCCCGGTCGTCCTGCCGCGGCCCGTGTCGGACGGCGAGGCGTGGCGCGACTACCGCGACATTGCGGTGCTGGCCTTCCCGACGCCGCTCGACGACACGGGCGAGCGGCTCCGGCCCGTGGCCGTGGAGAGCGGGGACGACCTGCCCTGGCGCGAAGTGATCGCAGGAACGAACCGCGAACCGCTGCGACTTCCGCCCTGCGCGGCGGGCGACTCCGTGCGGCTCGAGATCACGTTCCCCGAGGCGGTCGTGGTCCGCACCGTCGAGCTGCCGAGCATGAACAGCATCAACCATCCCCGCTGCTACGAGCCGGGGATCGGGCTGACGGTGGAGGCCGTGGCGCCGGACGGTTCGCGGAGGCGGGTGCTGCACGCCGAGGTTCCGGCGAGCAACTCGCAGGACAACACGCCGGTTTCGTTCGCCTGCGCCGACGCCTTTCCCGCGACCCGCTACCGGGTGGCGCTTTCGAACCGCCATCACATGACCCTCGGGTCGCTGAAATTCTATACCGCCGCGCGGAAGAACTGCTGGGAGTCGGAGGCGGGCTGGACCCTCCGCAATCTGGACCGGGAGAACGCCTGTCCGAAGCAGAACCCCGCGGCGTGGATCGACCCCGGCCGTATCGAGGACCTGACGGACAGGATGCGGCCCGACGGCGGGCTGGCGTGGACGCCTCCCGCAGGGCGCTGGACCGTGCTGCGCATCGGACATGTCAATACGGGTCGGAGAAATTCGCCCGCGCCTCCCGAAGGCACGGGCTGGGAGTGCAACAAACTCGATCCCGCGGGGGCCGAGGCGCAGTTCGCCGGGTATATCGGCCGGCTGCACGACGGACCGCTGTCTGGCGGACTGCTGGGCGGCATACTGCTCGACAGTTGGGAGTGCGAGACGCAGACCTGGACCCCGGCGATGGAGCGCGAGTTCGCCCGGCGGAACGATTATGCGCTGCGGCGGTGGCTGCCGGCCGTGCTGGGTTATGTCGTGGACGATCCGGAGGTTTCGGCCCGCTTCCTGCGCGACTGGCGCGGGACGATCTCGGCGCTTTTCACGGAGAACTTCTACGGCACGATGGCCCGCCTGGCCCGCGGGAACGGGCTGTCCGTCACCTACGAGACGGCCGCCGGGGACGTCTTCCCGGCCGACATCCTGGAATATTTCAAGTACGCCGACGTGCCGATGTGCGAGTTCTGGCAGCCGTTCACCGAAGGGTATGTGGGGTCGCTGAACTTCAAGCCGGTCAAGCCGACCGCCTCGGCGGCCCGGCTCTACGGCAAGCCGCGCGTCGCGGCCGAGGCCTTCACGTCGTTCTCCCATACGTGGGACGAACACTGGACGATGCTCAAGGAGATCGCCAACCTCCATCTGTCGGAAGGGGTGACGCATTTGGTCTATCATACCTATACGCACAACCCGCAGCGGCCCTTCCTGCCGCCCGGCACGTCGTTCGGCGGCCCGGGGATCGGTACGCCCTTCCTGCGCGGACAGACCTGGTGGCGCCACATGCGCGCAATCAACGACTATTTCGCCCGGTGCAGCTACATGCAGGAGCGGGGATGGCCCGTGTCGGACGTGCTCTGGTATCTGGGCGACGAGCTGAACGGCAAGCCCGACCAGAATCCCGCTTTCCTGGCGGGATACAAGTACGACTACTGCAATCCCGACGCGCTGCTGCACCGGCTGCGTGTGGAGAACGGACGGCTGCTGACGCCGGAGGGGATCGAATACCGCGTGCTGTGGTTGCCCGACAACTGCCGGATGCTGCCCGAGACGCTCGAAAGGATACTCGGTTTCCTGCGCGAGGGCGCGACCGTCGTCGGCGATGCCCCCGAAGGGTTGGCGACGCTCAACGGCGGAAAGGAGGCGCAGCGGCGTTTCGACCGGGCCGTGCGGACGATCTGGGGCCGGGGGCAGGCAGGCGTCCGGCGCGTCGGACGCGGACGCGTGATCTCGGGCCTGCCGGTGGAGAAGGCGCTCGCCGCGGCGGGGATCGCTCCCGACCTGCGGGGCGATGTGCTGTGGGCGCACCGCCGGACGGAAGGGGCCGACTGGTATTTCGTCTGTCCGCAGCGCGGCGGAGGATTCTCCGGGATGCTGGATTTCCGCTGCGCGGGCGATGTCGAGCTGTGGGATCCCGCGACGGGGCGTCGCACCCGCCTCGCGGCAAAGACGGCGGAAGGCCGGACCCGCGTGGAACTGGAGCTCCCGCAGTCGGGATCGTGCTACGTCGTCTTCCGCCCGGAATCCGATCTGCCGTTGCCGGAGACGGCCGCGGGCGCGACCGTTGAGAGGGAGCTGGACGACTGGACGCTCCGCTTCCCTGCGGGCTGGGGCGCTCCCGGGCGGATGGAACTGACGGAACTGCTGCCCTGGCGGGCGTTGCGGATGCCGGACGAGGGGAGGGCCTTCTCGGGTACGGCTGTTTACGAGACGACCTTCGATCTGAGCGAGCCGCTGAAGAGCTGCACGCTCGATCTGGGACGGGTCGAGATGATCGCCGCCGTGACGGTGAACGGCCGGCAGGTGCAGACGCTCTGGGCGCCGCCCTACCGGACGGAGATCGCGGAGTATCTCCGCGAGGGCGAAAACCGGCTGCGGATCGAGGTCACGGGCACGTGGTTCAACCGGCTGGTTTACGATGCCGGACGCGATCCCGGGGAGCGGAAGACGTGGGTGATCCGGTGGCCGTCGCCCGACGAGCCGCTGCGTGACAGCGGGCTGCTCGGTCCGGTCCGGCTGTACGGGACGCGGTGA
- a CDS encoding glycoside hydrolase family 95 protein: MKNRILPFRSRRTAAAMCLLALCLLLSWQPAAARGIDRRAVVTRHNPEIRDRNLPGPTQVGNGEFAFGFDISGLQTFSDNANTMSNWGWYRFPLPEGQTPEEFRGAVWETQGRMVRYDIPNPEQKALCDWMVRNPQRINLGRVGLLLTKTGGERVRLEELGDPVQRLDLWSGIATSEYTVEGIPVRVTTVGHPELDAVAVRIESAKVGDGSAGLTLRFPFPTNVEFSDAADWNSPGKHRTDVRSEAFRASFHRTLGETVYDVHVAWDSPVRLRRTAEHCYEFVPETGRNEIAFVVCFDRIVDNAALPSFDRTAEESARHWRRFWESGGAIDLSESSDPRWRELERRVVLSQYVMAVNEAGSLPPQESGLVNNGWYGKYHYEMIWWHCAHYALWNRWELASEMMRVFTDNLGVFRRKAAAQGYAGVRWPKTIGDHAWWEWPLETTALLIWQQPHPIFYAELEYRLRPTRETLEKWRDVVFGTADFMASYAHYDAVRDRYVLGYPLQVVGENADPRTTINPAFELSYWRTGLRLAQQWRVRLGLPEKREYDEVLRKLSPLPVEEGVYVSWENIERMWTSYNWEHPALVGAYGMLPGDGVDIPTMRRTLAKVHAEWKLGETWGWDFPMLAMYAARLGDPERAVEYLLDYPAFDFDPHGLVGGGRAPFPYFPGNGGLLYAVAMMAAGWDGAPAGDAPGFPEKGWVVRSEGLRRAL, from the coding sequence ATGAAGAACCGCATCCTTCCCTTCCGCTCGCGCCGTACCGCGGCCGCGATGTGCCTTCTCGCCCTTTGTCTGCTCTTGTCGTGGCAGCCCGCCGCTGCGCGGGGAATCGACCGCCGGGCGGTCGTCACGCGGCACAATCCCGAGATCCGGGACCGCAACCTGCCCGGTCCGACGCAGGTCGGCAACGGCGAGTTCGCCTTCGGATTCGATATCAGCGGGTTGCAGACCTTCTCCGACAATGCGAACACGATGTCGAACTGGGGATGGTATCGTTTCCCGCTGCCCGAGGGGCAGACCCCCGAGGAGTTCCGGGGCGCCGTCTGGGAGACGCAGGGGCGCATGGTGCGTTACGACATTCCGAATCCCGAGCAGAAGGCGTTGTGCGACTGGATGGTGCGTAACCCCCAGCGTATCAATCTCGGCCGAGTGGGACTGCTGCTGACGAAGACCGGCGGGGAGCGGGTGCGGCTGGAGGAGCTGGGCGATCCCGTGCAGCGGCTCGACCTCTGGAGCGGCATCGCCACGAGCGAATATACGGTCGAGGGGATTCCCGTGCGGGTGACCACGGTGGGGCATCCCGAGCTGGACGCCGTGGCCGTGCGGATCGAGTCGGCGAAGGTGGGCGACGGCTCCGCGGGGCTTACGCTCCGCTTCCCTTTTCCGACGAACGTCGAATTCAGCGATGCCGCCGACTGGAACAGCCCCGGGAAGCACCGGACCGACGTGCGTTCCGAGGCTTTCCGCGCCAGCTTCCACCGGACGCTCGGCGAGACGGTTTACGACGTCCACGTCGCCTGGGACAGCCCCGTGCGGCTGCGCCGGACCGCCGAACACTGCTACGAGTTCGTCCCCGAGACCGGCCGGAACGAGATCGCGTTCGTCGTCTGTTTCGACCGCATCGTGGACAACGCCGCGCTGCCCTCGTTCGACCGCACGGCGGAGGAGAGCGCCCGCCACTGGCGGCGCTTCTGGGAGAGCGGCGGAGCGATCGACCTCTCGGAGAGCAGCGATCCGCGCTGGCGCGAACTGGAGCGGCGCGTGGTGCTTTCGCAGTATGTGATGGCGGTCAATGAGGCCGGCTCGCTGCCTCCGCAGGAGAGCGGACTGGTGAACAACGGCTGGTACGGCAAGTATCACTACGAGATGATCTGGTGGCATTGCGCCCACTATGCGCTCTGGAACCGCTGGGAGCTGGCTTCGGAGATGATGCGCGTCTTTACGGACAACCTCGGCGTTTTCCGCCGCAAGGCCGCGGCGCAGGGGTATGCCGGCGTGCGCTGGCCCAAGACCATCGGAGACCACGCGTGGTGGGAGTGGCCGCTCGAGACCACGGCCCTGTTGATCTGGCAGCAACCCCATCCGATCTTCTACGCCGAGCTGGAGTACCGGCTCCGCCCGACGCGCGAGACATTGGAGAAGTGGCGCGACGTCGTGTTCGGGACAGCCGATTTCATGGCCTCCTACGCGCATTACGACGCGGTGCGCGACCGCTATGTGCTGGGGTATCCCCTGCAGGTGGTGGGCGAGAACGCCGATCCGCGGACCACGATCAATCCGGCGTTCGAGCTGAGCTACTGGCGTACGGGGCTGCGCCTCGCGCAGCAGTGGCGCGTCCGGCTGGGGCTGCCCGAAAAGAGGGAGTACGACGAGGTGCTCCGCAAGCTCTCCCCGCTTCCGGTCGAAGAGGGGGTTTACGTCTCGTGGGAGAATATCGAGCGGATGTGGACCAGCTACAACTGGGAGCATCCGGCGCTCGTCGGGGCCTACGGCATGTTACCGGGCGACGGCGTGGACATTCCGACGATGCGGCGCACGCTGGCGAAGGTCCATGCGGAGTGGAAGCTCGGCGAAACCTGGGGCTGGGACTTCCCGATGCTGGCCATGTACGCCGCGCGGCTGGGCGATCCCGAACGGGCGGTGGAGTACCTGCTCGACTATCCGGCCTTCGACTTCGACCCGCACGGGCTGGTGGGAGGCGGCCGCGCTCCGTTCCCCTACTTCCCGGGAAACGGCGGACTGCTGTATGCCGTGGCGATGATGGCCGCAGGCTGGGACGGCGCTCCGGCGGGCGATGCCCCCGGATTCCCGGAGAAGGGGTGGGTCGTGCGCAGCGAGGGACTCCGCAGGGCGTTGTGA
- a CDS encoding glycosyl hydrolase, which produces MENDIRALVLTLLLSVAAAPRAGAQADFRLEPVMDTPTAELARKFRTPPGEAGMSCYWWWLNGHTTEEAITRDLEEMKAKGYGSASLIDAGGFNPVTARPGPGEVFLSEGWKRLYRHAVREADRLGITLSVNATSGWNPGGPFVTPERALKRLTYSETDVRGGGRVEVELPQPPTWYVCRDICVQAVRKAPEGAPMKDAAIPHWSAKAFYSGLGFQEIFPLGLLSADFDHDAGAEPLRGEEILDITSCFDGRKLVWDAPEGEWTVIRYAWTCTGARTSTTSDGWEGLSLDHLDPEAFALYRDSVLLPLIRTAKEAGNSVRFLLTDSWEMGLVNWTERFPEEFRRFRGYDLWRYLPVMTGRVVESPEVSNRFLQDVRRTVSDCILNYHYKPFRELANAHGMMTDPEAGGPCYTPVDALEVLGACDIPHGEFWARATSHVASEGARLSVRQSACVAHTNGRRFVEAEGPTSIGPHWERSPKELKGLLDRVFCSGVNRLVWHTFTSSPAEWGRPGVEYFAGTHLNRNVTWWEQAGDFVGYIDRCSYLLQQGLFVADVLIYNGDDVPNMVFLKEEEAGFPFGYDWDKCSKSVVLERLSVAGDGRIVLPDGMSYRVLVLPPLETIDLDVMRRIERMVLDGMTLVGDPPKRTTGLAHYPDGDRELKEITDRMWRCDMGGWMDGVNRTENRYGRGRVIRGQELGNVLTALGAPPDFAYTGADPRTRLDFIHRTTDDQEIYFVANRFARQGIDDYFYRYVPRPYDRFEQVECRFRVTGRAPQFWNPLTGEIEPVRYYCERDGYTCIPMHFAPEGSCFVVFPKDVPPVRHIVRADRRTEPLFPSQSVVPRYPAIGFADDGGTLCADLYEPGEYTLYWSDGGVSHVAAERLPAETELTGPWTVRFDPAWGPACPVRFDSLRSWTEFDDPQIRYYSGTATYEKEFTMDREQLRGRKVLLDLGNVQEVAVIRLNGHEFPVSWSDPCEADITRWVRPGTNRLSVDVVNLWPNRLIGDGKLPPGERRTRSNVSKYDAADAEKYLRVSGLLGPVRIRCFERVRIDGSK; this is translated from the coding sequence ATGGAAAACGACATTCGGGCGCTCGTGCTGACGCTGCTGCTGTCGGTGGCGGCGGCTCCGCGGGCCGGGGCGCAGGCCGATTTCCGGCTGGAGCCCGTCATGGATACCCCGACGGCCGAACTGGCCCGCAAATTCCGCACGCCGCCCGGCGAGGCCGGCATGTCGTGCTATTGGTGGTGGCTGAACGGCCACACGACCGAAGAGGCCATCACGCGCGATCTGGAGGAGATGAAGGCCAAGGGGTACGGTTCGGCGTCGCTGATCGACGCCGGAGGATTCAACCCCGTCACCGCCAGACCGGGTCCCGGGGAGGTATTCCTGTCGGAAGGGTGGAAGAGACTGTACCGCCATGCCGTCCGCGAGGCCGACCGGCTGGGCATCACGCTGAGCGTCAATGCCACGAGCGGATGGAATCCCGGCGGTCCATTCGTCACGCCCGAGCGCGCCCTGAAGCGGCTGACCTACTCCGAGACGGACGTCCGGGGCGGCGGGCGGGTCGAGGTCGAACTGCCGCAGCCTCCCACGTGGTACGTCTGCCGGGACATCTGCGTACAGGCCGTGCGGAAAGCGCCGGAGGGAGCCCCGATGAAGGATGCGGCCATTCCGCACTGGTCCGCGAAGGCGTTTTACAGCGGGTTGGGATTTCAGGAGATTTTCCCGCTCGGGCTGCTGAGCGCGGATTTCGATCACGATGCGGGGGCCGAGCCGCTCCGCGGGGAGGAGATTCTCGACATCACCTCCTGTTTCGACGGGCGGAAACTCGTATGGGACGCTCCTGAAGGGGAGTGGACCGTGATCCGCTACGCCTGGACCTGCACCGGGGCGCGCACCTCGACGACGAGCGATGGCTGGGAGGGCCTTTCGCTCGATCACCTCGACCCGGAAGCCTTCGCGCTCTACCGCGACAGCGTGCTGCTGCCGCTGATCCGCACGGCGAAGGAGGCCGGCAACAGCGTCAGGTTCCTGCTGACCGACAGTTGGGAGATGGGTCTCGTCAATTGGACGGAGCGTTTCCCGGAGGAGTTCCGCCGTTTCCGCGGCTACGACCTGTGGCGTTACCTGCCCGTGATGACCGGGCGGGTGGTGGAGAGTCCGGAGGTCTCGAACCGCTTCCTGCAGGACGTGCGCCGCACGGTGAGCGACTGTATTCTGAACTACCACTACAAACCTTTCCGCGAACTGGCCAACGCCCACGGCATGATGACCGATCCGGAGGCGGGCGGACCCTGCTACACGCCGGTCGATGCGCTGGAGGTCCTGGGCGCGTGCGACATTCCGCACGGCGAGTTCTGGGCGCGGGCCACGTCGCACGTCGCCTCGGAGGGGGCGCGCCTCTCCGTGCGGCAGAGCGCCTGTGTCGCGCACACGAACGGCCGCCGGTTCGTCGAGGCCGAAGGCCCGACCAGCATCGGCCCCCATTGGGAGCGCTCGCCGAAGGAGCTCAAGGGGCTGCTCGACCGTGTCTTCTGCTCGGGCGTCAATCGTCTCGTGTGGCACACCTTCACCTCCTCGCCCGCGGAATGGGGGCGGCCCGGCGTGGAGTATTTCGCCGGCACGCACCTCAACCGCAACGTGACGTGGTGGGAGCAGGCCGGGGATTTCGTGGGCTATATCGACCGTTGTTCGTACCTTCTGCAGCAGGGACTGTTCGTGGCCGACGTGCTGATATACAACGGCGACGACGTGCCGAACATGGTGTTTCTGAAGGAGGAAGAGGCCGGCTTTCCGTTCGGCTACGACTGGGACAAGTGTTCGAAGAGCGTGGTGCTCGAAAGGCTGTCGGTGGCCGGCGACGGGCGGATCGTCCTGCCCGACGGCATGTCGTACCGGGTGCTGGTGCTGCCGCCGCTCGAGACGATCGACCTCGACGTGATGCGCAGGATCGAACGGATGGTGCTCGACGGCATGACGCTCGTGGGCGATCCTCCGAAGCGGACCACCGGGTTGGCGCATTACCCCGACGGGGACCGCGAGCTGAAAGAAATAACCGACCGCATGTGGCGGTGCGACATGGGCGGCTGGATGGACGGCGTGAACCGGACCGAGAACCGCTACGGCCGGGGCCGGGTGATTCGCGGACAGGAGCTCGGCAACGTGCTGACGGCGCTCGGCGCGCCGCCCGACTTCGCCTACACGGGGGCCGATCCCCGCACGCGGCTCGATTTCATCCACCGCACCACCGACGACCAGGAGATCTATTTCGTGGCGAACCGCTTCGCCCGGCAGGGGATCGACGACTATTTCTACCGCTACGTGCCCCGGCCTTACGACCGCTTCGAGCAGGTCGAATGCCGGTTCCGTGTGACGGGCCGTGCGCCGCAGTTTTGGAATCCGCTGACGGGCGAGATCGAACCGGTGCGCTACTATTGCGAGCGGGACGGCTATACCTGCATTCCGATGCATTTCGCGCCCGAGGGCTCCTGTTTCGTGGTCTTTCCGAAGGATGTGCCGCCCGTCCGCCACATCGTCCGGGCGGACCGCCGCACGGAGCCGCTCTTCCCGTCGCAGTCCGTCGTGCCGCGTTACCCGGCGATCGGGTTCGCCGATGACGGCGGGACGCTCTGCGCCGACCTGTACGAGCCGGGCGAATATACGCTTTACTGGTCCGACGGCGGCGTTTCGCATGTCGCCGCGGAGCGGCTCCCCGCCGAGACGGAACTGACCGGTCCGTGGACCGTGCGCTTCGATCCGGCGTGGGGGCCCGCCTGTCCGGTGCGGTTCGATTCGCTGCGGTCGTGGACGGAGTTCGACGATCCGCAGATCCGCTATTACTCCGGTACGGCGACCTACGAAAAGGAGTTCACCATGGACCGTGAGCAGCTCCGCGGGCGGAAAGTGCTGCTCGATCTGGGCAACGTGCAGGAGGTGGCGGTGATCCGGCTCAACGGGCACGAATTTCCCGTGTCGTGGAGCGATCCCTGCGAGGCGGACATTACGCGCTGGGTGCGGCCCGGGACGAACCGCCTGTCGGTGGACGTGGTCAATCTCTGGCCCAACCGGCTCATCGGCGACGGCAAACTGCCGCCCGGGGAGCGCCGCACGCGGAGCAATGTCTCGAAGTACGACGCCGCGGACGCCGAGAAATACCTGCGCGTTTCGGGCCTGCTCGGGCCCGTGCGCATCAGATGCTTCGAGCGGGTGAGAATCGACGGCTCAAAATAA
- a CDS encoding beta-L-arabinofuranosidase domain-containing protein, whose protein sequence is MNRPFCILLACAFAASVPGSAAGASAPNYPNNRAPLAPKAYVELPLGAVRAKGWLGEMLERQRSGATGRMDELYPEVMGPRNGWLGGDGDQWERGPYWIDGLLPLAWLLDDAELKAKVRPWIEWILRSQREDGYFGPATDYPGEFGLQRNNSADWWPRMVVLKILQQYYSATNDRRVIDFMTRYFRYQLKTLPDKPLGHWSHWAVYRACDNLQAVYWLYNLTGDGFLLELGDLLHRQGHDYTGMFLESDDLKRFNSIHCVNLAQGFKEPVIYYQRRPERRYLDAVKKGFSDLALLHGQPQGMYGADEGLHGGDPTQGSELCAAVEMMFSLEQMMGITGDVAFADRLERVAFNALPTQVTDDFMYKQYFQQPNQVMATRHTRNFYEDAVHAQTDVVFGTLSGFPCCYSNMHQGWPKFAQHLWFATPDNGVAALIYSPSEVTLRVGDGRTVTIAEQTAYPMEEEIRFSVRMTGRGGERFPFHLRIPGWCEGAEVEVNGERVQSPGGGTIAVVEREWRDGDSLVLRLPMRVATSRWYENSVSVERGPLVYALAMREEWELKRFPDAEVRQFGREYYEVTSPDAWNYGLPVRVADKPAENSRVEVDAAKARSRYFWNYENAPVRIRMKAKRMPAWGLYNEMTGPLPYSVGTTPCPEEEVELIPYGCSTLRVSEFPVVW, encoded by the coding sequence ATGAACAGACCTTTCTGCATTTTGCTGGCGTGCGCCTTCGCCGCCTCCGTTCCGGGGTCGGCGGCCGGGGCTTCCGCGCCGAACTATCCGAACAACCGGGCGCCGCTGGCGCCGAAAGCCTATGTCGAACTGCCGCTGGGCGCCGTCAGGGCGAAGGGGTGGCTCGGGGAGATGCTCGAACGGCAGCGTTCGGGCGCCACGGGCCGCATGGACGAGCTCTACCCCGAGGTGATGGGGCCGCGCAACGGCTGGCTGGGCGGCGACGGCGACCAGTGGGAGCGCGGCCCGTACTGGATCGACGGACTGCTGCCGCTGGCCTGGCTGCTCGACGACGCGGAGCTCAAGGCGAAGGTCCGGCCGTGGATCGAGTGGATTCTGCGAAGTCAGCGCGAGGACGGCTATTTCGGCCCGGCGACGGACTATCCGGGCGAATTCGGCCTCCAGCGGAACAATTCGGCCGACTGGTGGCCGCGGATGGTGGTGCTGAAAATCCTGCAACAGTACTACTCCGCGACGAACGACCGGCGGGTGATCGACTTCATGACGCGCTATTTCCGGTATCAGTTGAAGACGCTGCCCGACAAGCCGCTGGGACACTGGTCGCACTGGGCCGTTTACCGTGCGTGCGACAACCTGCAGGCGGTCTATTGGCTTTACAATCTCACGGGCGACGGGTTTCTGCTCGAACTGGGCGATCTGCTTCACCGGCAGGGGCACGACTATACGGGGATGTTCCTCGAATCGGACGACCTGAAACGCTTCAACTCCATCCACTGCGTCAATCTGGCGCAGGGTTTCAAGGAGCCGGTGATCTACTATCAGCGCCGGCCCGAGCGGCGCTATCTCGACGCCGTGAAGAAGGGATTCTCGGATTTGGCGCTGCTCCACGGCCAGCCGCAGGGGATGTACGGCGCCGACGAGGGGCTGCACGGCGGCGATCCGACGCAGGGCTCGGAGCTGTGCGCCGCGGTCGAGATGATGTTCTCGCTCGAACAGATGATGGGCATAACGGGCGACGTGGCTTTCGCCGACCGCCTCGAACGGGTCGCCTTCAACGCCCTGCCGACGCAGGTGACCGACGACTTCATGTACAAGCAGTATTTCCAGCAGCCTAATCAGGTGATGGCGACGCGCCACACGCGCAATTTCTACGAAGATGCCGTGCACGCGCAGACCGACGTGGTCTTCGGCACGCTCTCGGGATTCCCCTGCTGCTATTCGAACATGCACCAGGGATGGCCGAAATTCGCGCAGCACCTCTGGTTCGCCACGCCCGACAACGGGGTCGCCGCGCTGATCTACTCGCCTTCGGAGGTGACGCTGCGCGTGGGCGACGGCCGGACGGTCACGATCGCCGAGCAGACCGCCTACCCGATGGAGGAGGAGATCCGCTTCTCGGTCCGGATGACGGGCCGCGGCGGCGAGCGCTTTCCTTTCCACCTCCGCATTCCCGGGTGGTGCGAAGGCGCCGAAGTGGAGGTGAACGGCGAGCGGGTGCAGTCGCCCGGCGGCGGTACGATCGCCGTCGTCGAGCGGGAGTGGCGCGACGGGGACAGCCTCGTGCTGCGCCTGCCGATGCGCGTCGCGACGAGCCGCTGGTACGAAAACTCGGTCTCCGTGGAGCGCGGTCCGCTGGTCTATGCGCTGGCCATGCGCGAGGAGTGGGAGCTGAAGCGGTTCCCCGACGCCGAAGTGCGGCAGTTCGGCCGGGAGTATTACGAGGTGACCTCGCCCGATGCGTGGAACTACGGTCTGCCGGTCCGCGTGGCGGACAAACCGGCGGAGAACAGCCGGGTCGAGGTCGATGCGGCGAAGGCCCGGAGCCGCTATTTCTGGAACTACGAGAACGCTCCGGTCCGGATCCGGATGAAAGCCAAAAGGATGCCTGCCTGGGGACTTTATAACGAGATGACCGGGCCGCTGCCCTATTCGGTCGGCACGACGCCGTGCCCCGAGGAGGAGGTCGAGCTGATTCCCTACGGCTGCTCGACGCTGCGCGTTTCCGAATTTCCGGTCGTATGGTAA